Proteins co-encoded in one Dendropsophus ebraccatus isolate aDenEbr1 chromosome 9, aDenEbr1.pat, whole genome shotgun sequence genomic window:
- the LOC138800559 gene encoding up-regulator of cell proliferation-like encodes MIPRSGGLSSHFQHSKTKNYKQLLVELGMETKYRNSKLALRDVLGIGLETLNTFRPKTTADLPRHFLTNIIAVDRNARKTELDDNDNQSDQRSSVDDDPLDFFDSKITEDHRSKSLHPLDVQCTVLHCSDKCLQQEIITKMSMCQFAVPLLLPPGDGSDFTFMLWAMRDIVKKWRPESLADSKGFREDNVVNIEMPIFSFVRLGTNKLSKSKVLNQVLNPTQQHHDFFIHDNMEGGNIERKISDGLVEMSWYFPCGKFDVFSEPIAVANLRGDLETNWEQFTFLTRISSAIFIFIESMCERQLRLLSSCNPNDTKFYFIVTPGKDKTVDPETREHIEKLIPLLKIKKTNFVVKPSTMNDANFMNKIQKLINSQLENNPKLVKLKDIAEQASYLNINIDEASPELQKTRQYALSITSKITNIEMFKNQSLTLQGDLWKQLSKLEKEFCRMTKQGGENQEMYVAKLKEKRKLLLKKQNQHGLPEAMALFIDAITHLSKDEKQYFLKWMKFELDSIARKNLSRLQDEYKEKCNNPDTSANREELKQLDKRIAESSLGIEHFLRELGQFYEAEYYTVRNASKQFSHLPGIAADLLLDGFPLELIDGDASNIPLKWITDVLTELDKKTGGRCRMRVITVLGVQSTGKSTLLNTMFGLQFPVASGRCTRGAFMTLLRVQENIQEEIGSEFILVIDTEGLKAPELASLDDSYEHDNELATLVIGLSDITIVNMAMENTTEMKDILQIVVHAFLRMKEIGKRPNCQFVHQNVSDVSAHDNNMRDRKKLLEQLDKMTRVAAKMEKRSGFEKFSDVMDYDLHKHNWYIPGLWQGVPPMAPVNSGYSEHVSELKQYLLQFLKTWKIQGKGSTIPDFCEWVKSLWTAVKHEKFIFSFRNSLVAEAYNKLSQQFSMWEWSFTKEIHNWAVRKETNIKNQPSNNCDDNREETIRDLDRLLNYEEKKMLNLVEKYFESETENINLIEKYHEDFRRSVISLRGELRRNAIDKYEKTLSIQKGNLKIQDIKEQYQELIQVKIDGLLKTCREKNSELSDIEVEDEFNAIWEKTLSDLQIEKLQRRNVSDGILRQLRQDMSKKGPDINKTLLAVVKLTEHFVIFKINKSHFDKFWLKEMWTKILRKNNNKPYEMLRDFAASLIAMCDRFVTEKENTTEDYDDTYCQEILQMINTKLNGEESKSLHFTVQFELDIKLFIFRRLCKRFQQIHDRFIEANDPKTCMDNLKPDYLTIFLDNFKAKDESLTRGRQFCEKCLTPAITQYVYDHLGRRMVDDILHGPNNQIFSSKSFFQCNLLKKLLHEMSFEKYVQYISNYEMFSKDWILNKISEIYQTPGALEPLQADLIRSISNDVKEVLREDTILSSEDIPQFLENVQKKLHEKLVISQTAMKMIAFNNKVNVHQFSSDIQFFLSLMEEQVLSDLKSMSFESVLFKMKLKPQDELFKMLIRCGHQCPFCKVPCEAGGADHKEHFASIHRPRGLGRYVNSISDILVLDICSTAVVSDDRFQNAVTQWKPHPYKEYRTFYKDWSIQPDRSIQSSDYWKYIFAQFNEEFVEEYGAKPAELPDDWKEITKEDALRSLKKTFNMSE; translated from the coding sequence GTAAGACAAAAAACTACAAACAACTCTTGGTTGAATTGGGAATGGAGACGAAGTATAGAAACTCAAAGCTGGCTCTGAGGGATGTTCTGGGCATTGGTCTAGAGACTCTAAATACATTTAGGCCTAAAACCACAGCAGATCTCCCACGACACTTTCTAACAAATATTATAGCAGTAGACAGAAATGCAAGAAAAACAGAACTGGATGACAATGACAACCAGTCAGACCAAAGATCAAGTGTAGATGATGATCCATTAGACTTTTTTGACAGTAAAATAACAGAAGATCATAGATCAAAATCTCTTCACCCCTTGGATGTCCAGTGCACCGTTCTCCATTGCTCAGATAAATGTCTTCAGCAAGAAATTATAACTAAAATGTCCATGTGCCAGTTTGCTGTTCCCCTCTTGCTTCCTCCCGGTGATGGTTCGGATTTCACCTTCATGCTTTGGGCAATGAGAGACATTGTGAAGAAATGGAGACCTGAGTCTCTAGCAGACAGTAAGGGGTTCAGAGAAGACAACGTGGTGAATATTGAGATGCCGATCTTCTCCTTCGTCAGGCTGGGGACAAATAAATTATCTAAATCTAAAGTACTAAATCAGGTTCTTAACCCAACTCAACAGCATCATGACTTCTTCATACATGACAACATGGAGGGAGGGAACATAGAGAGGAAGATATCTGATGGGCTGGTGGAAATGTCCTGGTACTTTCCTTGTGGGAAGTTTGATGTCTTCTCAGAGCCCATTGCTGTGGCCAACCTACGAGGAGACCTGGAGACCAACTGGGAACAGTTCACATTTCTTACTCGTATCTCATCAGCCATCTTTATATTCATTGAGAGTATGTGTGAGAGACAACTCCGATTACTATCATCCTGCAATCCCAATGACACCAAATTTTATTTCATTGTAACTCCAGGTAAGGACAAGACTGTGGACCCAGAGACAAGGGAACACATAGAAAAGCTAATTCCACTCCTAAAGattaagaaaacaaattttgTAGTAAAACCATCCACCATGAATGATGCAAATTTCATGAACAAAATTCAAAAACTTATCAACAGTCAATTAGAAAATAATCCTAAACTGGTAAAACTAAAGGATATTGCTGAACAAGCTTCTTATCTTAACATCAATATAGATGAAGCTTCTCCTGAACTGCAGAAAACAAGACAATATGCCCTCAGTATTACCTCAAAGATAACAAACATAGAAATGTTTAAGAACCAAAGCCTGACCCTACAGGGAGATCTGTGGAAACAATTGTCTAAATTAGAAAAGGAATTTTGCAGAATGACAAAACAAGGTGGAGAAAATCAAGAAATGTATGTGGCAAAGCTAAAAGAGAAAAGAAAGTTACTCCTTAAAAAACAAAATCAGCACGGTCTCCCAGAAGCCATGGCGTTATTTATCGATGCAATTACTCATTTGTCTAAAGATGAGAAACAATATTTTCTCAAGTGGATGAAGTTTGAACTTGATTCCATTGCTAGAAAAAATTTATCCCGATTACAGGATGAATATAAAGAGAAGTGTAACAATCCTGATACATCAGCCAACCGTGAAGAACTCAAGCAGCTTGATAAGAGAATCGCAGAGAGTTCATTAGGGATCGAGCATTTTCTCCGAGAGTTAGGACAGTTCTATGAAGCTGAATATTACACAGTAAGAAATGCATCTAAACAGTTCAGTCACCTCCCAGGCATTGCCGCTGATCTACTGTTGGACGGGTTCCCATTGGAGCTGATTGATGGAGACGCCTCCAACATTCCCTTAAAGTGGATAACAGATGTCCTGACTGAGCTGGATAAGAAGACTGGAGGACGATGTAGGATGAGAGTGATAACTGTGCTAGGAGTGCAGAGTACGGGGAAGTCCACCCTCCTGAACACCATGTTTGGTCTACAGTTCCCAGTGGCCAGTGGGCGATGCACACGAGGAGCCTTCATGACCCTTCTTAGAGTGCAGGAGAACATCCAGGAGGAGATTGGCTCTGAATTTATTCTGGTGATTGATACTGAAGGGTTAAAAGCTCCTGAATTGGCTTCTCTTGATGATAGttatgaacatgacaatgagttggcCACATTAGTGATTGGgttgagtgacatcaccatagtcAACATGGCCATGGAGAACACCACTGAGATGAAAGATATATTACAAATTGTGGTCCATGCATTTCTAAGAATGAAAGAAATTGGAAAGAGACCCAATTGTCAGTTTGTCCACCAGAATGTGAGTGATGTGTCGGCCCACGACAACAACATGAGGGACAGGAAGAAACTTCTAGAACAATTAGATAAAATGACAAGAGTAGCTGCAAAAATGGAAAAGAGAAGCGGCTTTGAAAAATTCAGTGATGTCATGGACTACGACCTTCACAAACACAACTGGTACATTCCCGGACTGTGGCAGGGGGTCCCACCAATGGCTCCTGTGAATTCAGGATACAGTGAACACGTTTCTGAGCTTAAACAATATCTATTACAGTTCCTAAAAACTTGGAAAATACAAGGAAAAGGTTCGACAATACCTGATTTCTGTGAATGGGTGAAAAGTCTGTGGACTGCAGTCAAACATGAGAAATTCATCTTCAGTTTCAGGAACAGCCTGGTGGCTGAAGCTTATAATAAGTTGTCGCAGCAGTTCTCTATGTGGGAATGGAGTTTCACCAAAGAGATTCATAACTGGGCAGtgagaaaagaaacaaacattaagAATCAACCAAGTAACAATTGTGATGATAACAGAGAAGAGACAATCCGGGATCTTGATCGGCTTCTAAATTAtgaggagaagaaaatgctcaacCTGGTAGAGAAATACTTTGAAAGTGAAACAGAAAACATTAATTTGATAGAAAAATATCATGAAGATTTTAGGAGGAGTGTCATAAGTCTAAGAGGAGAACTAAGGAGAAACGCCATAGACAAGTATGAGAAAACACTTTCTATACAAAAAGGAAACCTAAAGATTCAGGACATTAAGGAACAATACCAGGAATTAATTCAGGTAAAAATAGATGGACTTTTGAAAACCTGCAGAGAGAAGAACAGCGAGCTAAGTGATATAGAAGTAGAAGATGAATTCAATGCCATATGGGAGAAGACGCTGTCAGATCTACAGATAGAGAAATTACAGAGGCGAAACGTGAGCGATGGAATTCTCCGGCAACTTAGACAGGACATGAGCAAGAAAGGACCTGATATAAACAAAACACTGTTGGCTGTGGTAAAGTTAACTGAGCACTTTGTCATctttaaaattaataaaagtcATTTTGACAAATTTTGGTTGAAAGAGATGTGGACTAAAAtattaagaaaaaataataataaaccatATGAGATGCTTAGAGACTTTGCTGCCTCCCTGATAGCGATGTGTGACAGATTCGTCACGGAGAAGGAGAACACCACTGAGGACTATGACGACACTTACTGCCAGGAGATTCTGCAGATGATCAATACAAAGCTTAATGGTGAAGAGTCCAAAAGTCTTCATTTCACAGTACAGTTTGAGCTGGACATCAAGCTCTTCATTTTTAGAAGGTTATGTAAGAGGTTTCAACAGATACATGACAGGTTTATTGAAGCTAATGATCCCAAAACCTGCATGGACAACCTAAAGCCTGACTACTTGACTATATTTTTAGACAATTTTAAAGCCAAAGATGAATCTCTAACCCGAGGCAGACAGTTCTGTGAAAAGTGTCTGACCCCGGCAATAACCCAATATGTTTATGATCATCTTGGCAGAAGGATGGTTGATgacatattacatggcccaaaCAACCAGATATTCAGCAGTAAAAGCTTTTTCCAGTGCAATCTTCTCAAGAAGTTACTGCATGAAATGTCCTTTGAGAAATATGTTCAATATATTAGTAATTATGAAATGTTTTCAAAAGACTGGATCCTAAATAAAATCTCAGAAATCTATCAGACGCCAGGAGCTCTGGAGCCATTACAGGCAGATCTCATCAGGTCTATCAGCAATGACGTGAAAGAAGTTCTTAGAGAAGACACAATTCTGAGCAGTGAAGACATCCCTCAGTTCTTGGAAAATGTTCAGAAGAAGTTACATGAAAAGCTGGTTATTTCCCAGACAGCAATGAAAATGATAGCCTTCAATAATAAAGTTAACGTTCATCAGTTCTCATCTGATATTCAGTTTTTTCTTTCCTTGATGGAGGAGCAGGTTCTGTCAGATTTAAAGTCTATGAGTTTTGAATCTGTACTTTTTAAAATGAAATTAAAGCCTCAGGACGAGTTGTTCAAAATGTTGATCAGATGTGGACATCAGTGTCCGTTCTGTAAAGTCCCCTGTGAGGCCGGAGGTGCTGATCACAAGGAGCACTTTGCATCTATCCATAGACCAAGAGGACTAGGGCGATATGTTAATAGTATAAGTGATATACTGGTTCTGGACATATGTAGCACAGCTGTTGTATCTGATGATAGATTTCAAAATGCAGTTACACAATGGAAACCTCACCCGTACAAAGAGTATCGAACTTTCTATAAAGACTGGTCCATCCAACCCGACCGCAGCATCCAGTCCTCAGATTACTGGAAATACATTTTTGCCCAATTTAATGAAGAGTTTGTTGAAGAATATGGAGCCAAACCAGCTGAGCTGCCCGATGACTGGAAAGAAATAACAAAAGAAGACGCCCTCCGCAGCTTAAAGAAAACATTTAATATGAGCGAATAA